In Halobacteriovorax marinus SJ, the following proteins share a genomic window:
- a CDS encoding restriction endonuclease, with product MSTKKQIDKYITTCTTTFKMFDHDVIISKNKANLWHFSAKRNDKKYLVYCAPNLSKVKSIIKIALKKVPADSKLVVICNTFTNEEKQLAEESNYALVDIHTLQKYGTEMIEAKSNDETSLAA from the coding sequence GTGTCTACAAAGAAGCAAATTGATAAATATATCACAACATGTACAACGACTTTTAAAATGTTTGATCACGATGTGATTATTTCAAAGAATAAAGCAAACCTATGGCACTTCAGCGCTAAGAGAAACGATAAAAAGTATCTCGTCTACTGTGCCCCCAACCTATCAAAAGTAAAATCGATAATTAAAATTGCACTTAAGAAAGTTCCTGCTGATTCAAAATTGGTTGTTATCTGTAATACTTTTACCAATGAAGAAAAGCAATTGGCAGAAGAGTCTAACTACGCTCTAGTAGATATTCACACTTTACAAAAATACGGAACGGAAATGATTGAAGCTAAGAGTAATGATGAGACGAGCTTAGCGGCCTAA
- a CDS encoding 7-carboxy-7-deazaguanine synthase QueE, with the protein MKSFLINSIYPATEGEGVHIGTPQIFVRFQGCAIGCLNCDSKDTWDFTGRNWTLDEVLGAIEDAGGERIKRVSITGGDPLHPSHTEQVSLLVSTLKERGYFINIEAAGTRVVDEIFNKIDFISFDFKTPSTGVKTRVQNLNKLIQNYPNKFQIKAVVETREDFEATLDIYNELLSMNESLSFPWCLTPSYNLNEEFPLERFRNVIKWNEEGGSIFRVIGQQHKWLYGPDEKQV; encoded by the coding sequence TTGAAATCGTTTTTAATAAATTCTATTTATCCAGCGACTGAAGGCGAGGGAGTTCATATTGGAACACCACAGATCTTTGTGCGCTTTCAGGGATGTGCAATTGGTTGTCTCAATTGTGACTCTAAAGATACATGGGACTTTACAGGGCGAAATTGGACTCTAGATGAAGTACTAGGTGCTATTGAAGATGCTGGCGGTGAGAGAATTAAGCGCGTCTCTATTACTGGTGGTGACCCTCTTCACCCTTCTCATACAGAACAAGTTTCTCTCTTAGTTTCGACACTAAAAGAGAGAGGGTATTTTATAAATATCGAAGCGGCCGGTACAAGAGTTGTCGATGAGATCTTTAATAAAATAGATTTTATTAGTTTTGACTTTAAAACTCCATCAACTGGTGTGAAGACAAGAGTTCAGAACCTAAATAAGTTAATTCAAAATTATCCAAATAAATTTCAAATTAAAGCTGTTGTTGAAACTAGAGAGGACTTTGAGGCCACTTTAGATATTTACAACGAACTCTTATCAATGAATGAGAGTTTATCTTTTCCGTGGTGCTTAACACCGTCATATAACTTGAATGAAGAATTTCCTCTAGAGAGATTTAGAAATGTTATTAAATGGAACGAAGAGGGTGGCTCAATTTTTAGAGTTATCGGACAACAGCATAAGTGGCTCTATGGACCAGATGAGAAACAAGTTTAG
- a CDS encoding DUF2452 domain-containing protein, producing MKDNKDKLGREIDINSIDRNRLKLNASDLPGLVAYATNASSALINPEDEGKIKSKALRAMHQQTAKQMDQLMEQMQPLIEQAAKLKKRVEVSELIYGAHISFEPMIGETYHLYQKENEEHLLSIIGPDEWGSNMPYKSWVASVELLADHTWEVLD from the coding sequence ATGAAGGATAATAAAGATAAATTAGGCAGAGAAATTGATATTAATTCTATTGATAGAAATAGACTAAAGCTCAATGCAAGTGATCTTCCAGGTCTAGTCGCCTATGCAACGAACGCCAGTAGCGCGCTCATAAATCCAGAAGACGAAGGCAAAATAAAGAGTAAGGCCCTAAGGGCCATGCATCAGCAGACAGCAAAGCAAATGGATCAATTGATGGAGCAGATGCAACCTTTAATTGAGCAGGCAGCAAAGCTAAAGAAGAGAGTTGAAGTTAGTGAGCTTATTTACGGCGCCCATATCTCTTTTGAACCAATGATTGGTGAGACCTACCACCTTTATCAAAAAGAAAATGAAGAGCATCTACTCTCCATTATTGGCCCCGATGAATGGGGATCAAATATGCCTTATAAATCTTGGGTAGCCAGTGTTGAACTACTGGCCGATCACACTTGGGAAGTCCTAGACTAA
- a CDS encoding C1 family peptidase: protein MKYLISSVTIFLFSSSVLGAFPFNECRKYGDYLKGKFEDIESASKRRDVSHEIESLRKTARHFCKQELSDELEKSFIPLKKRGLENHLELMESEAKRVSEFRAPIWERDEIERVRKELGVESPIASKELNRLISLGRANSISKKFECTEIDNRKPPLVEVRNGKIIDRPRNQDSIGWCYAFAAADLISHKLGKKVSAIDIANNYNNGSFKDIFGFNETSMEGGFTSSAANEALEKGLCLESQLPSDDYSFSTDSNLMKEYQRMEKLYENFRNRTTEAGLVFGRNQLTGLQYRNAVESFERDLECNRLEGEFNVLFPTLSVGDFVKVLEESSSANDLIDNSVAKSCKKRIANNLNLKFEEDSLLTSSSTMVETINKKLEGGDIIGVNYKASTLSNLLDHDNDSRHASIIVARKFNEQTGSCEYLIRNSWGNTRASSYDSRTRSGGGNHWMPEEYLRESMHGVSYVK from the coding sequence TTGAAATATTTAATAAGTAGTGTAACCATTTTTTTATTCTCTAGCTCTGTTCTTGGAGCTTTTCCTTTTAATGAGTGTCGCAAGTATGGTGATTACTTAAAAGGAAAGTTTGAAGATATAGAAAGTGCTTCGAAGAGAAGAGATGTTAGCCATGAAATTGAAAGTTTAAGAAAGACTGCTCGCCACTTTTGTAAGCAAGAGTTAAGCGATGAGCTGGAAAAGAGCTTTATACCTCTTAAAAAGAGGGGACTTGAAAATCATCTAGAACTTATGGAGAGCGAGGCCAAGCGCGTGAGTGAGTTTAGAGCTCCTATTTGGGAGAGAGATGAAATTGAGAGAGTGAGAAAAGAGCTTGGAGTAGAAAGTCCAATTGCTTCTAAGGAACTCAATAGGTTAATTTCTTTAGGTAGAGCAAACTCAATTAGTAAGAAGTTTGAATGTACGGAAATTGATAATAGAAAACCTCCTTTGGTAGAAGTGAGAAATGGAAAAATCATTGATAGACCAAGAAACCAAGATTCAATTGGTTGGTGTTACGCTTTTGCAGCGGCTGATCTCATTAGTCATAAGCTTGGTAAGAAAGTTTCCGCTATAGATATTGCTAATAATTATAATAATGGTTCTTTTAAAGATATTTTTGGATTTAATGAGACGAGTATGGAGGGAGGCTTTACTTCCAGTGCCGCCAATGAAGCTCTAGAGAAGGGGCTATGTCTTGAGTCCCAGCTACCAAGTGATGATTACAGCTTTTCTACTGATTCAAATCTAATGAAAGAGTATCAAAGAATGGAAAAGCTCTATGAGAACTTTAGAAATAGAACCACTGAAGCAGGTCTCGTTTTTGGGCGAAATCAACTTACGGGACTACAATACCGTAATGCTGTTGAATCTTTTGAAAGAGATTTAGAGTGTAACCGCCTAGAGGGTGAGTTTAACGTTCTCTTTCCAACTCTCTCTGTTGGAGACTTTGTGAAAGTCCTAGAAGAATCATCATCGGCCAATGATTTAATTGATAATTCAGTGGCCAAGAGTTGTAAGAAAAGAATCGCAAATAATCTCAATTTAAAATTTGAAGAAGATAGCTTGCTTACATCCTCTAGTACAATGGTTGAGACGATTAATAAGAAATTAGAGGGGGGAGATATTATAGGAGTCAATTATAAGGCCTCTACTTTAAGTAACCTGCTAGATCATGATAATGATTCTCGCCATGCGAGTATTATTGTTGCAAGAAAGTTCAATGAGCAAACAGGCTCTTGCGAATACTTAATTAGAAATAGTTGGGGAAATACGAGGGCTTCTTCTTATGATTCCAGAACCAGAAGTGGTGGAGGGAATCACTGGATGCCAGAAGAGTACTTAAGAGAGTCGATGCACGGAGTGAGCTATGTTAAATAA
- a CDS encoding TraR/DksA family transcriptional regulator, whose translation MKRENSYLSDKQIEKLKDTLLAEKERIYNKSQNSENYCLDKNELSDPVDEASVNVQTSQEIRFRNRDIFYLKKINKALTKIEEGTYGLCQECDDEINFERLMARTTAELCIGCKEEAEFSEKNNFIQRKSKSLGKTLSELSSK comes from the coding sequence ATGAAACGTGAAAACAGTTACCTCAGCGACAAGCAAATCGAAAAACTAAAAGATACGCTTCTCGCAGAAAAAGAAAGAATCTACAACAAATCTCAAAACAGCGAGAACTATTGTTTAGATAAGAACGAACTCAGTGATCCGGTTGATGAAGCTTCAGTAAATGTACAAACCTCACAAGAAATCAGATTTAGAAATCGCGATATCTTTTATCTAAAGAAAATTAATAAGGCCCTCACAAAAATTGAAGAGGGAACTTATGGTTTATGCCAAGAATGTGACGATGAAATTAATTTTGAAAGATTAATGGCAAGAACGACTGCTGAACTTTGCATTGGATGTAAGGAAGAAGCCGAGTTCTCTGAGAAGAATAACTTCATTCAGAGAAAGTCTAAGTCACTTGGAAAAACTCTTTCTGAGCTTTCTTCGAAGTAA
- a CDS encoding globin family protein, with protein MTDKNAQLIHEITYSFYEVATKDFLIGYQFRKIQEFKSSDPLSPPIEAFKNHLPRIEKFWRVQLIGERLTKEDQRFDLINIHKSLNPNKGEVLRWVKLFNETLDQYEDDSNRDFIKLWRKKVSEFEKRFLTFLF; from the coding sequence ATGACCGACAAAAACGCTCAACTAATTCATGAGATAACTTATTCATTCTACGAAGTGGCCACTAAGGACTTTCTCATTGGTTATCAATTTAGGAAGATCCAAGAGTTTAAAAGTTCTGACCCACTCTCTCCCCCTATTGAAGCATTTAAGAATCATCTTCCAAGGATAGAAAAATTTTGGAGGGTTCAACTTATAGGAGAGAGACTCACTAAAGAAGATCAGAGATTTGATTTAATTAATATCCATAAATCTCTTAACCCTAACAAAGGAGAAGTCCTTAGGTGGGTAAAGTTATTTAATGAGACACTAGATCAATACGAAGATGATTCCAATAGAGACTTTATTAAACTATGGAGAAAGAAGGTAAGCGAGTTTGAAAAGAGATTTTTAACTTTTCTATTTTAA
- a CDS encoding DEAD/DEAH box helicase, producing MAKFEDLLSNSDLLKYIQDQGFSAPTPVQQKGIPLLLKRESLSLLGKTGTGKTLSYALPLVECLKEDESNNVQVQVGSPRALVILPTKELTSQVFQVFKGISHFAKLRVRQLLGGEKGQKSKELSSSSIDILVTGPGRLVQMVEKKELNLLDVKYLILDEADTLLDMGFFKDIQKMWGFCEWDGCSVGLISATMPNDFDRFKEEVFKKVDFKELEVGGHAIKQEIETFNIDLGQKEKNKMLELFIDKQANGSGMIFCNRKETTTEVYEYLKKSYPSKRFFVLNGEMEAKERNASMKKFRDKGGIMVCTDIAARGIDIPSLNWVLNYDLPFEAVFYIHRSGRVGRGGRKGSVYNFVTSRDLNLIARINKSIKEQSLLKLTTINTKMQRDLTKKKATRASAAKVPVKKVTKKRPQVGRKNSPRYKKSK from the coding sequence ATGGCAAAGTTTGAAGATTTGTTATCCAATAGTGATTTATTAAAATATATCCAAGACCAGGGCTTTAGTGCCCCAACTCCTGTTCAGCAAAAAGGGATACCTCTTCTCTTAAAGAGAGAGTCTCTTTCGCTACTAGGAAAGACTGGAACTGGTAAGACTCTCTCTTACGCGCTTCCTCTTGTGGAGTGTTTAAAAGAAGATGAGAGCAATAATGTACAAGTTCAGGTAGGCTCACCAAGAGCTCTCGTTATCCTCCCGACTAAGGAGCTAACTTCTCAGGTCTTTCAAGTTTTTAAGGGGATCTCGCATTTCGCAAAACTTAGAGTAAGACAATTACTTGGTGGAGAGAAGGGACAAAAGAGTAAGGAGCTGAGCTCATCGTCTATAGACATTCTTGTTACTGGTCCTGGACGTCTTGTTCAAATGGTAGAGAAGAAAGAGCTAAACCTTCTAGATGTAAAATATCTTATTCTCGATGAAGCCGATACTCTCTTAGATATGGGCTTCTTTAAAGATATCCAAAAAATGTGGGGCTTCTGCGAGTGGGATGGATGCTCTGTTGGACTTATTTCAGCGACAATGCCAAATGACTTTGACCGCTTTAAAGAAGAGGTCTTTAAGAAAGTAGACTTTAAAGAATTAGAAGTTGGTGGACATGCAATTAAGCAAGAGATCGAAACTTTTAATATAGACCTCGGACAAAAAGAAAAGAATAAAATGCTTGAGCTATTTATAGACAAGCAAGCAAATGGTAGCGGAATGATTTTCTGTAATAGAAAAGAGACGACTACTGAAGTTTATGAATATTTAAAGAAGAGTTATCCAAGTAAGAGATTCTTTGTTCTAAATGGAGAGATGGAAGCGAAAGAGAGAAATGCTTCTATGAAGAAGTTTCGCGATAAGGGCGGAATCATGGTTTGCACGGATATCGCTGCCCGTGGGATTGATATCCCTTCGCTCAATTGGGTTCTCAATTATGATCTACCTTTTGAAGCGGTATTCTATATTCACAGAAGTGGTCGTGTTGGTAGAGGTGGCAGAAAGGGAAGTGTATATAACTTCGTAACTTCGAGAGATCTCAATTTAATTGCTAGAATCAATAAGTCGATTAAAGAGCAATCACTTCTTAAGTTAACAACGATTAACACGAAGATGCAGAGAGACTTAACAAAGAAGAAGGCGACAAGAGCGAGTGCGGCTAAGGTGCCAGTTAAAAAAGTCACTAAGAAGAGACCACAGGTAGGGAGAAAGAATTCTCCTCGCTATAAAAAAAGTAAGTAA
- a CDS encoding FHA domain-containing protein, whose amino-acid sequence MSKDINYELDIRFPDQSPHRVSVVDKLSIGSSEKSDLCVEDYNLSPLHLSFRTHNGVLSIHNLGGKNKTLLGAQELIHGKMYILNIGDELKLGDIEIFIREGDLQEETPEELKNLFEDKTDPVIETEPQDLNEFIPEETESEDMELSELDEEEILEEESEEELSPLQFQSIDELSHDEEDEYDDEDYEDDGKEKTLVEKLTGIFKFKQKDLRKEIVAKNKSNSKAPTAPGFFTRFFSFIILLSLSFTIVDQVFPIFEVEQLLSKYVSDLQKMIKPIPYSNYLTSEIIYILATYIAVEILTTLLFGLNIAYLLMGVRSDSGLIASRAKGVLRSILSLMTSPFLIFDLPCIVKKRTLKELLTASRLHTPSRLKQSFGFIILFPLLTLLPIYAPLIPQFERFQEREILIQNETRFSKKEEFTKRKWSSLGMGLNFEAKVSNNSLFFPVIKLKKNQAHVSLKLSSKKDVSSWGQLTPMEELSMLSEIKKFTKLNPILGIHYPDLKKDLSKEELSSLSVSGFEQLYQLIKKSLNLDPLKLQEIFISHGPFLQDILGINQLILSSLSVSDNSSIGVFKNKDKIIISHTNRGPKLIRVKSLIIFKDTNARTYLFSTTKKAFRYSSKIAEHFLQNAFQYEPFENESPLSWDRTIESLSAISKSKKDLSEEELAKNYEFYFEFTRNFLSSLAENEKIDRKEAIADFSKEIQGTIDYIDGILEFSELNKLSELGQSLKRLQENLESDNLGFFSLNQ is encoded by the coding sequence TTGAGCAAAGACATCAACTATGAATTGGATATACGTTTCCCCGATCAGTCTCCACACAGAGTGAGTGTCGTTGATAAGTTATCCATTGGAAGCTCTGAAAAGAGTGATCTCTGCGTAGAAGATTATAATCTCTCTCCCCTTCACCTTAGCTTTAGAACTCATAACGGTGTCCTTTCAATTCACAACCTTGGGGGTAAGAATAAAACCTTACTAGGTGCTCAAGAGTTGATCCATGGAAAGATGTATATTCTTAATATTGGCGATGAGCTCAAACTTGGAGACATTGAAATATTTATTCGAGAAGGAGACCTCCAAGAGGAAACTCCCGAAGAGTTAAAGAATTTATTTGAAGATAAGACTGATCCAGTAATAGAGACAGAGCCTCAAGATTTAAACGAGTTTATTCCAGAAGAGACAGAGTCAGAGGACATGGAGTTATCTGAACTAGATGAAGAAGAAATTCTTGAAGAAGAGAGTGAAGAGGAATTATCCCCTCTGCAATTTCAAAGTATTGATGAACTCTCCCATGATGAGGAAGATGAATACGACGATGAAGATTATGAAGATGATGGAAAAGAAAAAACGCTCGTTGAAAAGTTAACAGGTATTTTTAAATTCAAACAGAAAGACCTAAGAAAAGAGATTGTGGCCAAGAATAAATCGAATTCTAAAGCGCCTACTGCACCAGGTTTCTTCACTAGGTTCTTCTCTTTCATTATTTTACTTTCATTAAGTTTTACAATTGTTGATCAGGTTTTTCCAATCTTTGAAGTGGAGCAATTACTCTCTAAGTATGTAAGTGACCTCCAAAAGATGATTAAGCCAATTCCTTACTCAAATTATTTAACGAGTGAAATCATCTATATTCTTGCGACCTATATAGCTGTAGAGATCTTAACGACCTTGCTCTTTGGTCTGAATATCGCTTATCTTCTCATGGGAGTTCGAAGTGACAGTGGACTCATTGCAAGTCGCGCGAAAGGGGTACTTCGATCGATTCTCTCGTTGATGACCTCTCCATTTTTAATTTTTGATCTACCATGTATTGTAAAAAAGAGAACCCTTAAAGAACTCTTAACAGCATCAAGGCTTCATACTCCATCAAGATTAAAGCAGAGTTTTGGATTTATCATCCTCTTTCCTCTCTTAACACTTCTGCCAATATACGCTCCACTCATTCCACAATTTGAGCGATTTCAAGAGAGAGAAATCCTAATTCAAAATGAAACTAGATTCTCAAAGAAAGAGGAGTTTACAAAGAGGAAATGGTCTAGCTTAGGTATGGGCTTAAACTTTGAAGCTAAGGTATCTAATAATTCCCTCTTCTTTCCAGTGATTAAGTTAAAGAAGAATCAGGCCCATGTTAGTCTAAAGCTATCTTCAAAGAAAGATGTATCGTCCTGGGGTCAATTAACTCCAATGGAAGAGTTATCTATGCTTTCTGAGATTAAGAAATTTACGAAACTCAATCCAATTTTAGGAATACACTATCCGGACTTAAAAAAAGATTTAAGTAAAGAAGAACTCTCTAGTCTCTCTGTCTCAGGATTTGAGCAATTATATCAATTGATTAAAAAGTCACTTAACCTAGACCCACTTAAGCTCCAGGAAATCTTCATTTCCCACGGACCTTTTCTTCAAGATATATTAGGTATTAATCAATTAATTTTAAGCTCTCTTAGCGTGAGTGATAACTCTAGTATTGGCGTATTTAAAAATAAAGACAAAATCATTATCTCCCACACTAATAGAGGCCCAAAGCTTATAAGAGTTAAGTCACTCATCATTTTCAAAGATACAAATGCTAGAACTTATCTTTTCAGTACCACTAAGAAGGCCTTTAGATATAGTTCAAAAATCGCTGAGCATTTTCTTCAAAATGCATTTCAATATGAACCTTTTGAAAATGAATCTCCCCTTTCATGGGATAGAACGATCGAATCACTCTCTGCTATTTCTAAGTCCAAAAAAGATCTTAGCGAAGAAGAGCTGGCCAAGAATTATGAATTCTATTTCGAATTTACGAGAAACTTCCTAAGCTCACTAGCTGAGAATGAGAAAATTGATCGCAAAGAGGCCATTGCAGATTTTTCTAAAGAAATTCAAGGCACAATTGATTATATTGACGGGATTCTAGAATTTAGCGAGCTGAATAAGCTCTCTGAGCTAGGACAGTCATTAAAGAGACTACAAGAAAACCTAGAGAGCGATAACCTAGGCTTCTTCTCTCTAAATCAGTAG
- the tgt gene encoding tRNA guanosine(34) transglycosylase Tgt — MSRIQDQVKEYFSFELTHVDKNSKARAGVIRTPNGDIPTPVFMPVGTHGAVKALQPSVLEDMDTKIILSNTYHLHLSPGSDLIKKAGGLHKWMNWPRPILTDSGGFQVFSLQKKAIKEEGAEFRDQKGKSILLSPETSIEIQQNLGSDIMMAFDECIPYPASKKYTKDSIDRTHRWLDRCISSWTNPKQALFGIIQGSTYDEYRSECAEELIKRDLPGYAIGGVSVGEGPELMEKIVTYTAPLMPVDKPRYVMGVGNPEDLLMIWENGIDMSDCIIPTKFARGGTLFTNRGKIRIKHKNYRRDFYPIDPNCDCYTCKNFTRSYVKHLFDSNEILGAILATAHNIAFYKSLAERAREAILENRFTEFKKEFLENYNSSKNN; from the coding sequence ATGTCCAGAATCCAGGACCAAGTCAAAGAATATTTCAGTTTTGAACTTACCCACGTAGATAAGAACTCAAAGGCCAGGGCCGGAGTTATTAGAACACCAAATGGCGATATCCCAACACCAGTCTTCATGCCTGTCGGGACCCATGGTGCGGTAAAGGCCTTACAACCAAGCGTTCTTGAAGACATGGACACTAAGATCATTCTCTCCAATACATATCACCTTCACCTAAGCCCTGGTTCAGACCTTATTAAAAAGGCTGGTGGGCTTCACAAGTGGATGAATTGGCCAAGACCAATTTTAACTGACTCTGGTGGGTTTCAAGTATTCTCACTTCAAAAGAAGGCCATTAAAGAAGAAGGTGCTGAATTTAGAGACCAAAAAGGAAAATCTATACTTCTCTCTCCAGAGACAAGTATTGAAATTCAACAAAACCTTGGTTCAGATATAATGATGGCCTTCGACGAGTGTATCCCATACCCAGCATCGAAGAAATATACTAAAGACTCTATTGATAGAACTCATAGATGGTTAGATAGATGTATCAGCTCTTGGACTAATCCAAAGCAAGCACTATTTGGAATCATCCAAGGATCTACTTATGACGAATATAGATCAGAGTGTGCCGAGGAACTTATTAAAAGAGATCTACCTGGTTACGCTATTGGTGGTGTTTCTGTAGGTGAAGGGCCTGAGCTAATGGAGAAGATTGTCACTTACACTGCTCCATTAATGCCAGTTGATAAGCCTAGATATGTTATGGGTGTTGGTAATCCAGAAGACTTATTAATGATCTGGGAGAATGGAATTGATATGAGTGACTGTATCATTCCGACTAAGTTCGCTCGTGGGGGAACTCTATTTACGAATCGTGGAAAAATTAGAATTAAACATAAGAATTATAGAAGAGACTTCTACCCTATCGATCCAAATTGTGACTGCTATACTTGTAAGAACTTCACGAGATCGTATGTGAAGCACCTCTTTGACTCAAATGAAATTCTGGGAGCAATCCTAGCGACTGCTCACAATATTGCTTTCTACAAATCTCTAGCAGAGAGGGCCAGAGAGGCCATTCTTGAAAATAGATTCACTGAATTTAAAAAAGAATTTCTAGAGAATTATAATAGCTCTAAAAATAACTAA
- a CDS encoding tetratricopeptide repeat protein yields the protein MKRVIFFVFILVMSPSLYAQELNLETIEKMFLEEIQKAQSNDKDKYFLYSLAARELYAHKYYDKAVEYYEKAKGLKVSEDKTEVYVNLMAIDFAKSKSISKSRYDEAMKYFKDSKKIENKEIARYMNFINESFFQKDGAKSFKGFYGEFTKQKSIQALIEGKEYVKALSLMNPKGIEERDLVTRVKYDLLRSLTLGKKKFNLACNSSLEKYPNSVAWTISVCKGLKKYQSGVTPTKKDIESVERAAKKQKSSSFYIAKAFGDLK from the coding sequence ATGAAGAGAGTTATATTTTTTGTATTTATTTTGGTGATGAGTCCATCGCTCTATGCTCAGGAATTAAATCTAGAGACCATTGAAAAAATGTTTTTAGAGGAAATTCAAAAGGCCCAATCAAATGATAAAGATAAGTATTTTCTCTATAGTTTAGCCGCTAGAGAGCTCTACGCTCATAAGTATTACGATAAGGCGGTAGAGTACTATGAAAAGGCAAAGGGGCTAAAGGTTAGTGAAGACAAGACAGAAGTCTATGTCAATCTAATGGCCATAGACTTTGCTAAGTCTAAGTCGATATCTAAGAGTCGTTATGACGAAGCGATGAAGTACTTTAAAGATTCTAAGAAAATTGAAAATAAAGAAATTGCTAGATATATGAACTTTATCAACGAAAGTTTCTTTCAAAAAGATGGTGCAAAGTCTTTTAAAGGTTTTTACGGGGAATTTACTAAGCAGAAGTCTATTCAAGCTCTTATTGAGGGAAAAGAATATGTGAAGGCCCTGAGCTTGATGAACCCTAAGGGGATTGAAGAGAGAGATCTTGTGACTAGAGTAAAGTATGATCTGCTTCGCTCTTTAACTCTTGGTAAAAAGAAGTTTAATCTCGCTTGTAATTCATCTCTGGAGAAGTATCCAAACTCAGTTGCATGGACAATTTCCGTTTGCAAAGGTCTTAAAAAATATCAAAGTGGAGTGACTCCAACTAAGAAAGATATAGAAAGTGTTGAGCGCGCAGCAAAAAAACAAAAGAGCTCTAGTTTCTATATTGCCAAAGCATTTGGAGATTTAAAGTGA
- a CDS encoding aminotransferase class V-fold PLP-dependent enzyme: MFENYKTPQELRPSDPRFGCGPSLVPVEFLEKLAATGNSLIGTSHRKPAVKNLVKEVQEGLATYFNIPSDYSVVLGNGGATFLFDMIALGLVRKKAAHFTCGEFSQKWFKSSKAVPWIEAEEFKSEYGQGMITKDVAGADLIATTLNETSTGVQIDGLPDVGEDTLLCVDATSGAGQVPCDISKTDVFFFSPQKVFASEGGLWVAIMSPKAIARSKEIESNKERYIPGIMSWDAAISNGEKNQTYNTPSISTIFFLNEQVKLMNEFGGYDKAIKYAQDKADLIYGWATEKPYLSPYVGEEKFRSTAVATIDVDDKYDASALIKVFEKEGSVNGIDAYRKLGRNQFRISLFHNVKIEDLEKLTKMISMAIEA; this comes from the coding sequence ATGTTTGAAAATTATAAGACACCACAAGAATTAAGACCTAGCGATCCTCGTTTTGGTTGTGGTCCTTCTCTTGTTCCAGTTGAATTCTTAGAGAAATTAGCTGCTACTGGAAATTCTCTCATAGGTACATCCCACCGAAAGCCGGCGGTTAAGAATTTAGTTAAAGAAGTTCAAGAGGGACTTGCAACTTACTTTAATATTCCATCTGACTATAGTGTTGTTCTAGGAAATGGGGGTGCAACTTTTCTCTTTGATATGATCGCTCTTGGTCTAGTAAGGAAGAAAGCCGCTCACTTTACATGTGGTGAGTTTTCCCAGAAATGGTTTAAGTCTAGTAAGGCCGTACCTTGGATTGAAGCAGAAGAGTTTAAGTCTGAGTATGGGCAAGGAATGATCACAAAAGATGTTGCTGGTGCAGACTTAATTGCAACAACTCTCAATGAAACTTCTACAGGTGTTCAGATAGATGGACTTCCAGATGTAGGAGAGGATACTTTACTTTGTGTTGATGCTACTAGTGGAGCAGGGCAAGTACCATGTGATATTTCTAAAACTGACGTTTTCTTCTTTTCTCCTCAAAAAGTTTTTGCTTCTGAGGGAGGGCTTTGGGTTGCTATTATGTCTCCAAAGGCCATTGCAAGATCTAAAGAAATTGAAAGCAATAAAGAAAGATATATTCCTGGAATAATGAGTTGGGATGCTGCTATTTCAAATGGTGAGAAGAATCAAACTTATAATACACCTTCTATCTCTACAATTTTCTTCTTAAATGAGCAGGTTAAACTCATGAATGAATTTGGTGGTTATGATAAGGCCATTAAGTATGCTCAGGATAAAGCTGACTTAATCTATGGTTGGGCCACTGAAAAGCCTTACCTCAGTCCTTATGTAGGTGAAGAGAAATTTAGATCTACAGCTGTTGCCACTATAGACGTCGACGATAAGTACGACGCTTCGGCTCTAATCAAAGTTTTTGAGAAAGAGGGAAGTGTTAATGGGATCGATGCCTATAGAAAACTAGGAAGAAATCAATTTAGAATTTCTCTCTTTCACAATGTGAAAATAGAAGATTTAGAGAAGTTGACTAAAATGATTTCGATGGCAATTGAAGCATAA